A single window of Pseudomonas lijiangensis DNA harbors:
- a CDS encoding efflux RND transporter periplasmic adaptor subunit yields MSLTVKTCIQLWLFCVVLMFLSGCRDKPVREFIERPVLFTEIVDQRNDLHGRFAGSIQPQYEVALGFRVAGRIATRHAETGQLVRKGDLLATLEPSDQQNRLRAQQAELSKAQASWQQTRDEQLRYQQLFERGVGSQARLDRLSSDLRSQEAALHQAKIAAEQASDHLSYTRLLAEFDGVVTGWHAEVGQVMVTGHSVVSLARPESREAVVDLPVELATNLDKGMQIKVVSQLNEQVFVSAQVRQLSPQIDAATRTQRVRLTLQQIPDSFRLGSTVSVEISSNVPTFRELPDTALLERDGQAQVWVIDPQTATLNPRTVQVLTRHGSSVRVSGELNDGDKVVIAGVNSLRPGQKIRVEREVSL; encoded by the coding sequence ATGAGTCTGACCGTAAAGACCTGCATACAACTGTGGCTGTTTTGCGTGGTGCTCATGTTTCTCTCGGGTTGTCGTGACAAACCGGTTCGCGAGTTCATCGAACGGCCTGTGCTGTTCACCGAGATCGTCGACCAGCGCAATGACCTGCACGGGCGCTTCGCAGGCAGCATCCAGCCGCAATACGAAGTGGCCCTGGGGTTTCGGGTCGCCGGGCGCATCGCCACCCGGCATGCCGAGACGGGCCAACTGGTGCGCAAAGGTGACTTGCTGGCCACTCTTGAACCCAGCGACCAGCAGAACCGGTTGCGGGCTCAACAGGCAGAACTGAGCAAGGCTCAGGCGTCGTGGCAACAGACTCGGGATGAACAGTTGCGCTACCAGCAACTGTTCGAACGGGGCGTGGGCTCGCAGGCACGTCTTGACCGGTTGAGCAGCGACCTGCGCAGTCAGGAAGCCGCTCTGCATCAGGCGAAAATTGCCGCTGAACAGGCCAGCGACCATCTCTCCTACACGCGCCTGCTGGCCGAGTTCGACGGTGTGGTCACCGGCTGGCATGCCGAGGTCGGCCAGGTGATGGTCACCGGTCATTCGGTGGTCAGTCTGGCACGTCCAGAAAGCCGCGAAGCCGTGGTGGACCTGCCGGTAGAGCTGGCAACGAATCTGGATAAAGGCATGCAGATCAAGGTGGTTTCCCAGTTGAACGAGCAGGTGTTCGTCAGCGCTCAGGTTCGCCAGTTGTCACCGCAGATCGATGCCGCGACCCGCACCCAGCGAGTGCGCCTGACCCTGCAGCAGATTCCGGACAGCTTCCGCCTGGGCTCGACCGTCAGTGTCGAAATCAGCAGCAACGTGCCCACCTTCCGCGAGTTGCCCGACACCGCCCTGCTGGAGCGTGACGGCCAGGCGCAGGTCTGGGTCATCGACCCGCAGACCGCCACCCTGAACCCGCGCACGGTGCAGGTGCTGACGCGCCATGGTTCGTCGGTGCGGGTCAGCGGTGAATTGAATGATGGCGACAAGGTCGTGATCGCTGGCGTGAACAGCCTGCGACCCGGCCAGAAAATCCGTGTCGAACGCGAGGTCAGTTTGTGA
- a CDS encoding efflux RND transporter periplasmic adaptor subunit encodes MTINPETLLRSFCRVTGKIRPSHPGPSPGRPLLALGLHCVLALSISACSAGKPAEKALVRVAVQQVTSSDVTTSVVLTGDIQARKVTDQAFRVSGKLVQRFVDVGDRVRANQVLARLDPREQKTDLESANAELAARESRLRLAQNNYKRQQTLLPKGYTNLSEYQQALSTLESARGDLASLKARQANARDQVGYTELIAVADGVITARHAEEGQVVQAATPIFSLAHDGEREAVFAAYESLLSSDQPGGAVLIRTLGLPDIEVPGKIREITPIVSASSGTLRVRVSLPDTSATLALGTVVSAQLLTRSQRAFTLPWSALSRTHGQPAVWLLDDKSQVRLAKVQVMRYEQGQVVIASGLSDGDKVVSKGAQFLYPGQKVDVAEHTTSSASTSAASSENTL; translated from the coding sequence ATGACTATTAACCCTGAAACTCTTTTACGTTCGTTTTGCCGTGTTACCGGAAAAATCCGACCTTCGCACCCTGGACCGTCCCCGGGCCGGCCCTTGCTGGCCCTGGGACTTCACTGCGTTCTGGCGCTCTCGATCAGCGCTTGTTCTGCCGGGAAACCTGCGGAAAAAGCACTGGTTCGCGTAGCGGTCCAGCAAGTGACATCCAGCGATGTCACGACCAGTGTCGTACTCACAGGCGACATCCAGGCACGCAAAGTGACCGATCAGGCCTTTCGCGTGTCAGGCAAGCTGGTGCAGCGGTTCGTGGATGTAGGGGATCGGGTGCGGGCCAATCAGGTATTAGCCAGACTGGACCCGCGTGAACAAAAGACCGACCTCGAGTCGGCAAATGCCGAACTGGCAGCCCGGGAATCACGGTTGCGCCTTGCACAAAACAACTATAAGCGTCAGCAGACATTACTGCCCAAAGGTTATACCAATCTCAGTGAATACCAGCAGGCACTCTCCACTCTGGAAAGTGCCCGCGGGGACCTGGCCTCGTTGAAGGCCCGCCAGGCCAATGCCCGTGACCAGGTCGGTTATACCGAACTGATTGCGGTGGCCGACGGAGTCATCACCGCTCGCCACGCCGAAGAAGGCCAGGTGGTACAGGCCGCTACACCGATTTTCAGCCTTGCTCATGATGGCGAACGTGAAGCCGTATTCGCCGCTTATGAGTCTTTACTGAGTTCAGATCAGCCCGGCGGTGCCGTACTGATCAGGACCCTAGGCCTGCCCGATATCGAAGTGCCAGGCAAGATCCGTGAAATCACGCCCATCGTGTCCGCATCCAGCGGCACGTTGCGGGTACGGGTTTCACTGCCGGACACCTCTGCAACGCTGGCGCTGGGAACCGTCGTCAGTGCACAACTTCTGACCCGTTCGCAACGGGCCTTCACCCTCCCCTGGTCGGCCTTGAGCCGTACCCACGGGCAGCCTGCCGTCTGGCTGCTGGACGACAAGTCCCAGGTCAGGTTGGCCAAGGTGCAGGTGATGCGTTACGAACAGGGACAGGTTGTGATTGCCTCCGGTTTGTCGGATGGCGACAAGGTGGTTTCCAAAGGCGCTCAGTTCCTCTATCCCGGGCAAAAAGTCGATGTCGCTGAACACACAACCAGCAGCGCCTCAACCTCCGCCGCGTCATCGGAAAACACGCTATGA
- a CDS encoding alpha/beta fold hydrolase, translating into MINGALSTTGSFGQTVKYLQPHYNLVLFDLPFAGQSRAHNRDDLIVTKEDEVKILLQIIERFQVNYLLSVSWGGVSALLALAESPPTVEKALISSFSPVLNEPMLDYIDKAQIYLAAREKRKIGSLLNDTVGKYLPRLFKLYNYKHLISLAEHEYKQIDFHISQIRKLSASNYVERFSSIKIPVLFINGEKDEYTTVEDARSFADYIAQSSFKAVPDTGHFLDLESKAAWLASQKNVLEFFGTEEVSSEQVWPDATAIA; encoded by the coding sequence TTGATTAACGGAGCACTTTCCACTACCGGTTCCTTTGGCCAGACGGTCAAGTATTTACAACCCCACTACAACCTCGTGTTGTTCGACCTGCCGTTTGCAGGACAGTCCCGCGCCCACAATCGCGACGACCTGATCGTGACCAAGGAAGATGAGGTCAAGATCCTTCTGCAAATCATCGAACGTTTCCAGGTCAACTACCTGCTTTCGGTTTCCTGGGGCGGCGTATCGGCGCTGCTGGCACTGGCCGAATCGCCACCAACGGTAGAAAAGGCACTCATTTCCTCCTTCTCTCCGGTGCTGAACGAGCCAATGCTCGACTACATCGACAAGGCGCAAATCTACCTGGCAGCCCGTGAAAAACGCAAAATCGGCTCCCTGCTCAACGACACCGTGGGCAAGTACCTGCCGCGCCTGTTCAAGCTCTACAACTACAAGCACCTGATCAGTCTTGCCGAGCACGAATACAAGCAGATCGACTTCCACATCAGCCAGATCCGCAAGCTGAGCGCCAGCAACTATGTCGAGCGTTTTTCCTCGATCAAGATCCCGGTGCTGTTCATCAATGGTGAAAAAGACGAATACACCACGGTCGAAGATGCCCGCAGTTTTGCCGATTACATTGCCCAGAGCAGCTTCAAGGCAGTCCCCGATACCGGGCATTTCCTGGACCTGGAAAGCAAGGCAGCCTGGCTGGCGTCGCAAAAGAACGTGCTGGAGTTCTTTGGCACCGAAGAAGTGAGCAGCGAGCAAGTATGGCCTGACGCAACCGCGATTGCCTGA
- a CDS encoding sensor histidine kinase, whose product MLLPNPSKGWRSSSSRLLALYSFLFVAWSGILLGVLYWEVTSYLGNLARHSLMQRQQLFSRFEGHELVDALATSMTFDMRSVDAYGLFDANLQPLAGPIRQIPPSLPLDGSIHQLKNCIESSDPELPSDSCDAIATETPDGRWLVLVRDNGSLFAVSTLILKALLWGISLTIIPGVAGWHLLRRRPLRRIRAIQASAESIIAGDMSGRLPVSNKRDELDMLAVIVNVMLDRIEKLMNEVKGVCDNIAHDLRTPLTRLRAQLYRIQQQSADDSPQATQMAQVIADADTLMARFRGLLRISEIEDHQRRSAFVELDLRPLLQELHDFYLPLAEEDEVLLILQLNEPLPTLVGDRALLFEALANLLSNAIKFTPAGGTVLISAYSKGDGSSPCIEVQDSGPGIPASEREAVFQRFYRCEDGNQQSGFGLGLSVVAAIVNLHGFSVQIGTSQYGGASIVMECQNVNTLI is encoded by the coding sequence ATGTTATTGCCGAACCCGTCTAAAGGCTGGCGTTCTTCAAGCAGTCGCCTGCTGGCGCTGTACAGTTTTCTGTTCGTGGCCTGGAGCGGCATTCTGCTGGGCGTGCTGTATTGGGAAGTCACCTCCTACCTGGGCAACCTCGCCCGCCATTCGCTGATGCAGCGCCAGCAACTGTTTTCCCGCTTTGAAGGCCATGAACTGGTCGATGCGCTGGCCACCAGCATGACGTTCGATATGCGCTCCGTGGATGCCTACGGCCTGTTCGATGCCAATCTGCAACCGCTGGCCGGACCGATCCGCCAGATTCCCCCAAGCCTGCCGCTCGATGGCAGCATCCATCAACTGAAAAACTGCATCGAATCCAGCGACCCGGAACTGCCGAGCGACAGTTGCGATGCGATTGCCACAGAAACCCCCGATGGCCGCTGGCTGGTGCTGGTACGTGACAACGGCTCGCTGTTCGCCGTCTCGACCCTGATCCTCAAGGCCCTGCTGTGGGGCATTTCCCTGACCATCATCCCCGGCGTAGCTGGCTGGCATCTGCTGCGCCGCCGCCCCTTGCGCCGCATTCGCGCCATACAGGCCAGCGCGGAATCGATCATTGCCGGCGACATGTCAGGGCGCCTGCCGGTGTCCAACAAACGCGACGAGCTGGACATGCTGGCGGTGATCGTCAACGTCATGCTCGATCGCATCGAAAAACTGATGAACGAGGTCAAGGGTGTCTGCGACAACATCGCCCATGATTTGCGTACCCCGCTGACCCGCCTGCGCGCTCAGCTCTACCGCATCCAGCAGCAATCGGCGGACGATTCACCCCAGGCAACACAGATGGCGCAGGTGATCGCCGATGCCGACACGTTAATGGCCCGTTTTCGAGGACTTTTGCGTATTTCGGAAATAGAGGACCACCAGAGGCGCTCGGCCTTCGTGGAGCTGGATCTGCGTCCACTCTTGCAGGAACTTCACGACTTTTACCTGCCACTTGCCGAAGAAGACGAAGTGCTGCTGATACTGCAACTCAATGAGCCGTTACCGACGCTGGTCGGTGATCGCGCCTTGTTGTTTGAAGCACTGGCCAACTTGCTGAGCAATGCAATCAAATTCACACCTGCGGGTGGCACAGTCCTGATCAGTGCCTATAGCAAAGGCGATGGCAGCAGCCCTTGTATCGAAGTTCAGGACTCCGGCCCCGGCATCCCGGCCTCTGAACGCGAGGCAGTCTTCCAGCGTTTCTACCGTTGTGAAGACGGGAACCAGCAAAGCGGCTTCGGCCTTGGCCTGTCGGTGGTTGCGGCCATCGTCAATCTGCATGGCTTCAGTGTGCAGATCGGTACCAGCCAGTACGGAGGAGCCAGCATCGTAATGGAGTGCCAAAACGTTAATACCCTGATATAA
- a CDS encoding response regulator transcription factor has product MTRILAIEDDAVTAREIVAELSSHGLEVDWVDNGRDGFARAASGEYDLITLDRMLPEMDGLSIVTNLRAQGIATPILMISALSDVDERVRGLRAGGDDYLPKPFASDEMAARVEVLLRRSNPVTAAKTVLQVADLELNLISREACRGGKPLTLLPTEYKLLEFLMRNSGQIITRMMIFQEVWGYHFDPGTNLIDVHIGRLRKKIDPPGTPPLIQTVRGSGYVIAEPV; this is encoded by the coding sequence ATGACCAGAATCCTGGCAATCGAAGACGATGCTGTCACCGCAAGGGAAATCGTTGCGGAGCTCAGCAGCCATGGCCTTGAAGTGGACTGGGTGGATAACGGTCGTGATGGTTTCGCCCGGGCCGCGAGCGGCGAATATGACCTCATCACGCTGGATCGAATGCTGCCGGAAATGGACGGCTTGAGTATCGTCACCAACCTGCGCGCCCAGGGGATTGCCACCCCGATCCTGATGATCAGCGCGCTGTCGGATGTGGACGAGCGTGTGCGTGGCCTGCGTGCCGGGGGCGATGACTACCTGCCAAAACCTTTCGCCTCCGATGAAATGGCGGCACGGGTCGAAGTGCTGCTGCGCCGCAGCAATCCCGTGACGGCTGCCAAGACCGTCCTGCAGGTCGCCGACCTGGAGTTGAACCTGATCAGCCGTGAAGCCTGCCGGGGCGGCAAACCACTCACTCTGCTGCCTACCGAATACAAGCTGCTGGAATTTCTCATGCGCAACAGCGGGCAGATCATTACCCGGATGATGATTTTCCAGGAAGTCTGGGGTTATCACTTCGATCCGGGCACCAACCTGATCGATGTACATATCGGCCGTCTGCGCAAGAAGATCGACCCGCCAGGCACCCCGCCGCTGATCCAGACTGTTCGGGGCTCCGGCTATGTTATTGCCGAACCCGTCTAA
- a CDS encoding formate/nitrite transporter family protein, with protein MDQTPDGKTPGLSAEEQREIDENQPPRAAVLHETIRIQGDHELERSAAALWWSALAAGLTMGLSLMAMGLFKSRLADVEASHVIASLGYSAGFLAVILARQQLFTENTLTAVLPVMSKLTLGNVARLLRLWTIVLAGNLAGTLLVAYVMLNLPIFDSKTDQAFLEIGRKVMENDVSHMFSKGIVSGWMIATMVWMIASMENAKIAIIVMITYLMALGDFTHIVVGSAEVSYLVFAGEIAWKDFWLVFAGPTLAGNIIGGSFIFGLLSHAQIRSEKDTTAKWERDRKKRHAEALAQKEQKRAESA; from the coding sequence ATGGACCAGACCCCAGACGGCAAGACCCCAGGCCTTTCAGCCGAAGAGCAACGCGAAATCGATGAAAACCAGCCGCCTCGTGCGGCTGTTCTGCATGAAACCATTCGTATCCAGGGCGACCATGAACTGGAACGCAGCGCTGCGGCCCTGTGGTGGTCGGCGCTGGCCGCGGGCCTGACCATGGGGCTGTCGCTGATGGCCATGGGGCTGTTCAAGTCGCGGCTGGCAGATGTGGAAGCCAGCCATGTCATCGCCAGCCTCGGTTATTCGGCAGGTTTTCTGGCGGTGATCCTCGCTCGCCAGCAACTCTTCACGGAAAACACCCTCACCGCCGTATTGCCGGTCATGAGCAAGCTGACCCTGGGCAACGTCGCCAGGCTGCTGCGGTTATGGACCATCGTCCTGGCAGGTAATCTGGCCGGCACCCTGCTGGTGGCCTACGTGATGCTGAACCTGCCGATTTTCGATAGCAAAACCGACCAGGCGTTTCTGGAGATCGGCCGCAAGGTCATGGAAAACGACGTCAGCCACATGTTTTCCAAAGGCATCGTCTCCGGCTGGATGATTGCGACCATGGTCTGGATGATCGCCTCCATGGAGAACGCTAAGATAGCCATCATTGTAATGATCACTTACCTGATGGCTTTGGGTGACTTCACCCATATCGTGGTCGGCTCCGCCGAAGTGTCCTACCTGGTATTTGCCGGGGAAATTGCCTGGAAAGATTTCTGGCTGGTCTTCGCAGGCCCTACCCTGGCCGGCAATATCATCGGCGGCAGTTTCATTTTCGGGCTGCTCAGCCATGCGCAGATTCGCAGTGAAAAGGACACGACGGCCAAATGGGAACGCGATCGCAAGAAACGTCACGCCGAAGCGCTGGCACAAAAAGAACAGAAACGTGCCGAAAGTGCATAA
- the pncA gene encoding bifunctional nicotinamidase/pyrazinamidase — translation MPLSHQPASANCALLVIDMQYDFMPGGSLAVTDGDAVLPLINRLGERFTQVIVTQDWHPAGHISFASSHEGRTPFESITLPYGPQTLWPDHCIQGSQGAQLHAELNLPHAQLILRKGCNAQIDSYSAFLEADRTTTTGLAGYLKERGIDTLFVVGLALDFCVSWSAQDARKAGFNTYVIEDACRAIDMNGSLENAWQAMLASGVNRVQSEDVLTP, via the coding sequence ATGCCACTCTCACACCAGCCCGCTTCTGCCAACTGCGCACTGCTGGTCATCGACATGCAATATGACTTCATGCCCGGTGGCAGCCTGGCAGTCACCGACGGCGACGCCGTTCTGCCTTTGATCAACCGTCTGGGCGAACGCTTCACACAAGTGATCGTCACTCAGGACTGGCATCCGGCCGGTCATATCTCCTTTGCCTCCAGCCATGAGGGCCGCACACCTTTCGAGAGCATCACCCTGCCCTACGGTCCTCAGACACTGTGGCCGGATCACTGCATACAAGGCAGCCAGGGCGCGCAGTTGCATGCCGAGCTGAACCTGCCCCACGCACAACTGATCCTCCGCAAAGGCTGCAATGCGCAGATCGACAGCTATTCCGCGTTTCTGGAAGCGGATCGCACCACCACAACCGGGCTGGCCGGTTACCTGAAAGAGCGCGGCATCGACACGTTATTCGTGGTCGGCCTGGCGCTGGATTTCTGCGTCTCCTGGTCAGCCCAGGACGCCCGCAAGGCTGGCTTCAATACCTACGTGATCGAAGACGCCTGCCGCGCCATCGACATGAACGGCTCACTGGAAAATGCCTGGCAGGCGATGCTGGCAAGCGGGGTAAACCGGGTTCAGAGCGAGGACGTGTTGACCCCATAA
- a CDS encoding TonB-dependent siderophore receptor, whose amino-acid sequence MRRTLVSLCVIQAISQAAWADQVTADKASIELQNIDIQGSADTERATGPVQGYRATRSASATRTDTSLHETPQSVSVVTREAVEDISATRLQDALDYAGGVGRANNFGAQGLTTFTVRGFTTGEFYRNGFPINRGYPSMPDANTIERLEVLRGPATTLYGRGDPGGTFNVVSKQPLAERAVTLGSQINDQGMKRGTLDATGPLDDEGRFAYRLNVVGEGGDTFRDHVETERYGITPVLSWQVNDATRIIFEGDFMRNNAPLDRGLTRYTNQPRTASRDSFFGEKDAGKLHTDTSMAQVRFEHDLNDSWKLGGGFQLLDGTMQGDAVEANGMNPDGRTLARNYNYRKLEWTDRDVQFNVTGNFTAGGFDHTLLAGVEYEDYDYKSIIQRSAAGLNAYTIDIYDPVYGQARPALTRTTTHDKENLKTYAAFLQDQVALTERLKLLAGARFERFEHDYDSYLSTTEDFTKAENAVTPRLGLIYDLTDTVAVYANTARSFKPNTGASRLGGGFKAEEGKSYEVGVKWQALDRQLSVDAAVYQIDKKNVLTSDPVDPAFSVAAGEVRSRGFDLSVVGNLTPEWRLMGNYAYVDAEVTKDNSLRKGTRLANIPEQSFSLLNVYEFQDGFFRGLGVGAGGRYVAQREGRTVNESFDMDSYTVFDLLTYYKVNDRVKLNLDVKNLFNKEFEEGAWGNAFAYPGAPRTVQAGISYSL is encoded by the coding sequence ATGCGTCGTACTTTAGTTTCTCTTTGCGTCATCCAAGCCATCAGCCAGGCTGCCTGGGCTGATCAGGTTACTGCCGATAAAGCATCGATCGAGTTGCAGAATATCGATATCCAGGGCTCTGCCGACACCGAGCGGGCCACAGGTCCTGTCCAGGGCTATCGTGCGACCCGTTCCGCCAGCGCCACCCGCACCGACACTTCCTTGCATGAAACGCCGCAGTCGGTCAGCGTTGTCACCCGCGAAGCGGTGGAAGACATCAGCGCGACGCGCCTGCAGGATGCACTCGACTACGCCGGTGGCGTGGGTCGTGCCAACAATTTCGGCGCTCAGGGCCTGACGACCTTCACCGTGCGTGGTTTTACCACCGGCGAGTTCTATCGCAACGGTTTCCCGATCAACCGGGGTTATCCGAGCATGCCCGATGCCAACACCATCGAGCGTCTTGAGGTCCTGCGCGGCCCGGCGACCACGCTGTATGGCCGTGGCGATCCCGGCGGTACGTTCAACGTGGTTTCCAAGCAGCCGCTGGCAGAAAGAGCCGTGACCCTGGGCAGCCAGATCAACGATCAGGGCATGAAGCGTGGCACGCTGGATGCCACCGGCCCGCTTGATGACGAAGGCCGTTTTGCCTATCGCCTGAATGTGGTGGGCGAGGGCGGCGATACCTTCCGCGATCACGTTGAAACCGAGCGTTACGGCATTACTCCGGTCTTGAGCTGGCAGGTCAACGACGCGACCCGCATCATCTTCGAGGGTGATTTCATGCGCAACAATGCGCCCCTCGACCGTGGTCTGACACGCTATACCAACCAGCCGCGCACCGCTTCCCGTGACTCGTTCTTCGGCGAAAAGGACGCGGGCAAGCTGCACACCGACACCAGCATGGCCCAGGTGCGTTTCGAGCATGATCTCAACGACAGCTGGAAGCTGGGCGGCGGTTTCCAGTTGCTCGACGGCACTATGCAAGGTGACGCGGTCGAAGCCAACGGCATGAATCCCGATGGCCGCACGCTGGCGCGTAACTACAACTATCGCAAACTGGAGTGGACCGACCGCGACGTGCAGTTCAACGTCACCGGCAACTTCACGGCCGGTGGCTTCGATCACACACTGCTGGCCGGTGTGGAATATGAGGACTACGACTACAAGTCCATCATCCAGCGCTCCGCAGCAGGTCTGAACGCCTACACCATCGACATCTACGATCCGGTCTACGGCCAGGCTCGTCCGGCGCTGACTCGCACCACGACCCATGACAAGGAAAACCTCAAGACCTACGCAGCGTTCCTGCAGGATCAGGTGGCCCTCACCGAGCGTCTGAAATTGCTGGCCGGTGCCCGCTTCGAGCGTTTCGAGCACGACTATGACTCCTACCTCTCCACCACCGAAGACTTCACCAAGGCTGAAAACGCGGTCACTCCGCGTCTGGGCCTGATCTACGACCTGACCGACACGGTCGCGGTCTACGCCAACACGGCGCGCTCCTTCAAGCCAAACACTGGCGCGAGTCGTCTGGGTGGTGGCTTCAAGGCCGAAGAAGGCAAGTCTTATGAAGTCGGTGTGAAGTGGCAGGCTCTTGATCGTCAGTTGAGCGTCGATGCCGCTGTCTATCAGATCGACAAGAAAAACGTCCTGACCAGCGATCCGGTCGACCCGGCCTTCAGTGTGGCTGCGGGTGAAGTGCGCAGCCGTGGTTTCGATCTGAGCGTGGTCGGCAACCTGACGCCTGAATGGCGCCTGATGGGTAACTATGCCTACGTTGATGCCGAAGTCACCAAGGACAACTCCCTGAGAAAAGGCACTCGCCTGGCGAATATCCCGGAGCAGAGCTTCAGCCTGTTGAACGTCTATGAATTCCAGGACGGCTTTTTCAGAGGTCTGGGTGTTGGCGCGGGTGGCCGTTATGTGGCGCAGCGTGAAGGGCGGACGGTCAATGAGTCGTTTGACATGGACAGCTACACGGTTTTCGATCTGCTGACCTACTACAAGGTCAACGATCGCGTGAAGCTCAATCTTGATGTGAAAAACCTCTTCAACAAAGAGTTTGAAGAAGGGGCGTGGGGCAATGCCTTTGCCTACCCAGGGGCACCTCGCACTGTGCAGGCCGGTATTTCCTACAGCTTGTAA
- a CDS encoding D-2-hydroxyacid dehydrogenase family protein, producing the protein MTKTSIAVIDDWQDIASDVVDWSVLAPIGEVSFLHEFPADTATMVQRLQGFEVICVMRERTLFDEALLSQLPRLKLLVTGGMRNAAIDIKAAKRLGIEVCGTESYKHAAPELTWALIMGVTRNLVAEANSLRDGKWQVGLGSDLHGKTLGILGLGSIGKWIARYGQAFGMNVIAWSQNLTAEAAAESGVTYVSKQELFEQADVLSVHLVLSDRSRGLVDAQALGWMKPSAYLINSSRGPIIDEAALIATLQQRRIAGAAMDVFDTEPLPAEHPFRTLDNVLATPHIGYVTENNYRTFFGQMIEDIQAWHAGAPIRVFA; encoded by the coding sequence ATGACAAAAACAAGCATTGCAGTGATCGATGACTGGCAAGACATTGCCAGCGATGTGGTGGACTGGTCCGTGCTGGCGCCTATCGGCGAAGTCAGTTTTCTGCATGAGTTCCCGGCCGACACCGCAACCATGGTGCAGCGCCTGCAGGGTTTCGAAGTCATTTGCGTGATGCGCGAACGCACCCTGTTCGATGAAGCCCTGCTGAGCCAGTTACCGCGCCTCAAGCTGCTGGTGACAGGCGGCATGCGCAACGCCGCCATTGATATCAAGGCTGCGAAGCGGCTGGGGATCGAAGTCTGTGGCACCGAGAGCTATAAACATGCCGCGCCGGAACTGACCTGGGCGCTGATCATGGGCGTCACCCGCAATCTGGTTGCGGAAGCCAACTCATTGCGCGACGGCAAATGGCAAGTCGGCCTGGGCAGCGATCTGCATGGCAAGACACTGGGGATTCTGGGGCTGGGCAGCATCGGTAAATGGATTGCCCGCTACGGGCAGGCGTTCGGCATGAACGTCATCGCCTGGAGCCAGAACCTGACAGCCGAAGCAGCAGCCGAGTCGGGTGTCACGTATGTCAGCAAGCAGGAATTGTTCGAGCAGGCCGACGTGCTGTCGGTGCATCTGGTGCTCAGCGACCGCAGTCGTGGACTGGTGGATGCACAAGCCCTGGGCTGGATGAAACCGAGTGCCTATCTCATCAACTCGTCCCGTGGGCCGATCATCGATGAAGCGGCGCTGATTGCGACCCTGCAACAACGCAGGATTGCCGGTGCTGCGATGGACGTCTTCGATACCGAGCCATTGCCAGCCGAACATCCGTTCCGAACGCTGGACAATGTATTGGCGACCCCGCATATCGGTTATGTCACCGAAAACAACTACCGGACCTTCTTCGGTCAGATGATCGAAGATATCCAGGCCTGGCATGCGGGCGCGCCAATCCGGGTATTTGCCTGA
- a CDS encoding DUF1345 domain-containing protein, whose product MLHIARTHPRLILATLMGLVGGIASTLLYKDASVTSNCLTGWNIGVWLYLILIFTRTLRSNAEDVKRVALIEDENAGVILVTVSIAALASLAAIFLELAGNKDMTANERMLHYAFTGLTIAGSWLMIGVVFSLHYARLFYTWKGKEPALRFADGETRPDYWDFLYFSFTLSVAVQTSDVGVASRNMRRIVLAQSLIGFVFNTAILGFSINIAASLFG is encoded by the coding sequence ATGCTGCATATCGCCCGCACCCACCCGCGCCTGATTCTGGCCACATTGATGGGCCTGGTTGGCGGCATCGCCTCCACCCTTCTATATAAAGACGCCTCCGTTACCAGCAATTGCCTGACCGGCTGGAACATCGGCGTGTGGCTTTACCTGATCCTGATCTTTACCCGCACCCTGCGCAGCAACGCCGAAGACGTCAAGAGAGTCGCCTTGATCGAGGATGAAAATGCCGGCGTGATCCTGGTGACCGTGAGCATCGCGGCACTGGCCAGCCTCGCGGCAATCTTCCTCGAACTGGCAGGCAACAAGGACATGACCGCCAACGAGCGCATGCTGCACTACGCCTTTACCGGCCTGACCATTGCAGGTTCCTGGCTGATGATCGGGGTGGTCTTCAGCCTGCATTACGCCCGCCTGTTCTACACATGGAAAGGCAAGGAACCGGCCCTGCGTTTTGCCGATGGCGAAACCCGGCCCGATTACTGGGACTTCCTGTATTTCTCCTTCACCCTGAGCGTCGCCGTGCAAACCTCGGATGTGGGCGTAGCCAGCCGGAACATGCGCCGGATCGTCCTGGCCCAAAGCCTGATCGGCTTTGTGTTCAATACCGCGATCCTGGGGTTTTCCATCAACATCGCAGCCAGCCTGTTTGGCTGA